The following coding sequences lie in one Cyanobacterium sp. Dongsha4 genomic window:
- a CDS encoding sensor histidine kinase: MSDIDNLKIELNKTKIAYQEALQNSRLKAGFMGRIAHEIRSPLSSLMGLHQLIINDLCESREEEREFIVEAYQYAKKLMAIIDQFVEVSKLEIGRINPEIEIVNLSELLSDIHSLIYLEAANKNLKIKLEMTENSQDLIVKTDRGKLINIIFLLLEIIIDYSEMGEILLSASKNNEGVNININFPCKSFNMSENIDLLKSPIEELKQLNKLPQLSNGMKLMLTENVLNILGGYSTLKQIQETETTQWQLFLPTEIV, encoded by the coding sequence ATGAGTGACATCGATAATTTAAAAATAGAATTAAACAAAACAAAAATAGCTTATCAAGAAGCTCTACAAAATAGTCGTTTAAAAGCAGGATTTATGGGAAGAATTGCCCATGAGATTCGATCGCCTCTTAGTAGTTTAATGGGATTACACCAGTTAATTATTAATGATTTGTGTGAAAGTAGAGAAGAAGAAAGAGAATTTATAGTTGAAGCCTATCAATATGCAAAAAAATTAATGGCTATAATTGATCAATTTGTTGAAGTTTCAAAACTAGAAATAGGAAGAATAAATCCAGAAATAGAAATAGTTAATTTATCGGAATTGTTATCAGATATTCACTCTCTAATTTACTTAGAAGCGGCGAACAAAAATTTAAAAATAAAATTAGAAATGACGGAAAATAGTCAAGATTTAATTGTGAAAACGGATAGAGGAAAATTAATTAATATTATCTTTTTGCTATTAGAAATTATCATTGATTACAGCGAAATGGGAGAAATTTTACTAAGCGCTTCTAAAAATAATGAGGGTGTAAATATTAATATTAACTTCCCTTGTAAATCTTTTAACATGAGTGAGAATATTGATTTATTAAAATCCCCCATAGAAGAATTAAAACAACTTAATAAGTTACCTCAACTATCCAATGGCATGAAATTGATGTTAACAGAAAACGTTTTAAACATTCTTGGAGGATATTCAACCCTTAAACAAATTCAGGAAACAGAAACTACACAATGGCAGTTATTTCTTCCGACTGAGATTGTTTAA
- a CDS encoding GNAT family N-acetyltransferase, which produces MNCSHIEFCTDKTKIDLVQLQDLYKVTAFWAKNRSLSDIEIAITHSNPVVSVWDRQRLIGSARATSDGIYRATIWDVVIHPDYQGLGLGRKLVETIISHPLLNRVERVYLTTTHQQKFYQKIGFQENSTTTMVLYNRYPTPNELVKQSQSEEITAIV; this is translated from the coding sequence ATGAATTGTAGCCATATTGAATTTTGTACAGATAAAACAAAAATAGATTTAGTGCAATTACAAGATTTATATAAGGTGACGGCATTTTGGGCAAAAAATCGCTCTCTTAGCGACATTGAAATTGCAATTACTCATAGTAATCCAGTGGTTTCTGTTTGGGATAGGCAACGATTAATAGGTAGTGCAAGAGCGACTTCTGACGGTATTTATCGCGCTACGATTTGGGATGTGGTGATTCATCCTGACTATCAAGGGTTAGGTTTAGGCAGAAAGTTAGTGGAAACAATTATTAGTCATCCTTTATTAAACCGAGTTGAAAGAGTTTATTTAACCACTACTCACCAGCAGAAATTCTATCAAAAAATAGGTTTTCAGGAGAATTCCACAACAACAATGGTTTTATATAATCGCTATCCAACTCCTAATGAATTAGTTAAACAATCTCAGTCGGAAGAAATAACTGCCATTGTGTAG
- a CDS encoding response regulator transcription factor has translation MSRILVIDDDPAITELVSINLEMAGYTTAQAEDGIKGQALALQMQPDLIMLDLMLPKVDGLTVCQRLRRDERTANIPVLMLTALGQTQDKVDGFNAGADDYLTKPFEVEEMLARVKALLRRSERTSPVAKHSEILSYGPLTLVPERFEAIWFEKTIKLTHLEFELLHCLLQRHGQTVPPSDILKEVWGYDPDDDIETIRVHVRHLRTKLEPDPRKPRYIKTVYGAGYCLELNTDN, from the coding sequence ATGTCTCGAATACTCGTAATTGACGATGATCCAGCGATCACTGAATTAGTCTCCATAAACTTAGAAATGGCAGGTTATACAACCGCCCAAGCTGAAGATGGCATAAAAGGACAAGCTCTCGCCTTACAAATGCAACCAGATTTAATTATGTTAGACCTCATGTTACCAAAAGTGGACGGTTTAACAGTCTGTCAAAGATTAAGACGAGACGAAAGAACAGCAAATATACCTGTTTTAATGTTAACTGCTTTAGGGCAAACTCAAGATAAAGTGGATGGTTTTAACGCTGGTGCAGATGATTACCTTACGAAACCTTTTGAAGTAGAAGAAATGTTGGCACGGGTAAAAGCCTTACTGAGAAGAAGTGAAAGAACCTCTCCTGTCGCTAAACACTCAGAAATTCTGAGTTATGGTCCTTTAACCTTAGTTCCAGAAAGATTTGAGGCTATTTGGTTCGAGAAGACAATTAAACTAACTCATTTAGAGTTTGAGTTATTACACTGCTTACTACAACGTCATGGGCAAACAGTTCCCCCCAGTGATATTCTTAAAGAGGTATGGGGTTACGATCCAGATGACGATATAGAAACTATCAGAGTACACGTTCGTCATTTACGCACTAAACTAGAACCAGATCCTCGTAAGCCTCGTTATATTAAAACTGTTTATGGTGCTGGTTATTGCTTAGAATTGAATACAGATAATTGA
- a CDS encoding peptidylprolyl isomerase, whose amino-acid sequence MSASVKIGDLVINSENIFHLLAEKQMIAPLAREIIIDSAIASIPCSEEEIKVAEQQFFWQMQMNPQDTEKLNIWLERNYLTREQLQQRILRPIRLEKYKEQTWGEQLESYYLKRKNQLDKVLYSLIRTKNPGEAQELYFRLCEGESDFAQLAKQYSQGTESQTGGLVGPVELNVPHPEIAQKLLTAQPGQVLPPTRIGEWIVILRLEKYISAQLDQNLRRRLLDELFGQWINEQIRDTVKVDLELVT is encoded by the coding sequence ATGAGTGCTAGTGTTAAAATTGGCGATTTAGTAATTAATTCAGAGAATATTTTTCATCTATTGGCTGAGAAGCAGATGATTGCACCTTTAGCCAGAGAAATTATTATTGATAGCGCGATCGCATCTATTCCTTGTAGTGAAGAAGAAATCAAGGTTGCCGAGCAACAATTTTTTTGGCAAATGCAGATGAATCCTCAAGATACAGAAAAACTAAATATATGGTTAGAGAGAAATTATCTTACTAGAGAGCAATTGCAACAACGTATTTTAAGACCTATTAGACTGGAAAAATATAAAGAACAAACATGGGGAGAACAGTTAGAATCATATTATCTCAAAAGAAAGAATCAATTAGATAAAGTTCTTTATTCTTTGATTAGAACCAAAAATCCGGGAGAAGCTCAAGAATTGTATTTTCGTCTTTGTGAGGGAGAAAGCGATTTTGCCCAGTTAGCCAAACAATATTCCCAAGGCACAGAGTCACAAACAGGAGGTTTAGTGGGGCCAGTAGAATTAAACGTCCCCCATCCTGAAATAGCCCAGAAATTACTAACAGCACAACCAGGGCAAGTTTTACCCCCCACCAGAATAGGGGAATGGATAGTAATTTTGCGTTTAGAGAAATATATTAGTGCCCAATTAGATCAAAATTTACGCCGTCGATTATTAGATGAATTATTTGGGCAATGGATTAATGAGCAAATTAGAGATACTGTAAAAGTGGATTTAGAATTAGTCACTTAA
- a CDS encoding M1 family metallopeptidase has product MTKNNYYFDAEEKKSFELPGAKPHYNPDRYGQVQHICLDLDLDIPNQSFSGVCTITLTPIRKNITQLTLDAVDLTIESVLIDNISQPFDYDGEVLTINCLRQTTDEDIKVEISYSKEKPQRGLYFISPNEHYPNKPSQVWTQGEDEDSRYWFPCFDYPGQLATSEIIVKVPSDYIAISNGELVKTEEKDDKKIYHWLQPQVHPTYLMTLAVGKFAEIEDKWQDIPVNYYVEKGQETEGKISMGKTPQMIEFFSQKYGYPYPYSKYAQVCVDDFIFGGMENTSTTLLTDRCLLDEKASLDNRNTESLVAHELAHQWFGDLVVIKHWSHAWIKEGAASYAEVLWTEHEYGKEEGSYYLLGEARNYLQEDSSRYRRPIVTNVYREAIELYDRHLYEKGACVYHMIRGILGEELFDKFIHTFVNDNAHKTVETVDLLRAIEKATGYNLSPLFDQYVFRGGHPDFKINYSWDSDANLACITIKQTQAKEEDGKFKDLFTLKIPLAFGYIKEGETPEIVNFSLKLNQPEHSFYFPLTKKPDFITFDVGNYHLKTVKLDYGFSELKAQLNHDPDIISRIYAAIALGKKGNLEAVKTLREVLEKEVFWGLKVEIAKQLGKIKLNQAESALIANLNQSHPKVRKAIIEALTHHKSEASYQALKNIVINGDESYYVESSAISGLSKLTTGSLEEKQSEVISLLEQILTEKSGWNEIIRSSAITGLSHLKTNEKAADIIAQYTALGIPQPLRLTAIRCLGAIASGQKPDKLTSIFEKFEDLMADTFFLTQISLISGLGQIEDSRAINLLTILADTSPDGRVKMRAEETINQVRSKLSKDKTLKDLQREMDKLKEENKDLQSRLAKLEAK; this is encoded by the coding sequence ATGACAAAAAATAACTATTACTTTGATGCTGAGGAAAAAAAAAGTTTTGAGTTACCCGGCGCCAAACCCCATTATAATCCTGATCGTTATGGTCAAGTTCAACATATCTGCCTTGATTTGGATTTAGATATACCTAATCAAAGTTTTTCGGGAGTTTGTACCATTACTTTAACTCCTATCCGCAAAAATATCACCCAATTAACCCTTGATGCAGTGGATTTAACCATTGAGTCTGTCTTAATCGATAACATCAGTCAACCCTTTGACTACGATGGCGAAGTTTTAACCATCAACTGCTTACGTCAAACTACAGATGAAGATATAAAAGTAGAAATTTCATATAGTAAAGAAAAACCGCAACGAGGTTTATATTTTATCTCTCCTAATGAACATTATCCTAACAAACCCTCTCAAGTCTGGACTCAAGGAGAAGATGAAGATTCGAGATACTGGTTTCCTTGTTTCGACTATCCGGGGCAATTGGCAACTTCTGAAATAATTGTTAAAGTACCATCAGACTATATTGCTATATCCAACGGTGAGTTAGTTAAAACAGAAGAAAAAGACGATAAAAAAATCTATCATTGGTTACAACCTCAAGTTCACCCTACCTATTTAATGACTCTTGCAGTGGGTAAATTTGCGGAAATAGAAGATAAATGGCAAGACATCCCCGTTAATTATTATGTGGAAAAAGGGCAAGAAACCGAGGGAAAAATTAGCATGGGGAAAACTCCTCAAATGATTGAATTTTTCAGTCAAAAATATGGCTATCCTTACCCATACTCTAAATATGCCCAAGTGTGTGTGGATGATTTTATCTTCGGAGGGATGGAGAACACATCTACTACTTTGTTAACAGATCGTTGTTTATTAGACGAAAAAGCCTCTTTAGATAACCGCAATACCGAGAGTTTGGTTGCCCATGAATTGGCACATCAATGGTTTGGGGATTTAGTCGTAATCAAGCATTGGAGTCACGCTTGGATTAAAGAGGGGGCGGCTTCCTATGCAGAAGTATTATGGACTGAACACGAATATGGCAAGGAGGAGGGGAGTTATTACCTCTTAGGGGAAGCAAGAAACTATTTACAGGAAGATTCCTCCCGTTATCGCCGTCCTATTGTTACCAATGTTTACAGAGAAGCGATTGAATTGTACGATCGCCACTTATACGAAAAAGGTGCTTGTGTTTATCACATGATTAGGGGGATTTTAGGAGAAGAATTATTCGATAAATTTATCCATACTTTTGTCAATGATAATGCCCATAAAACCGTTGAAACTGTAGATTTATTGAGGGCGATTGAGAAAGCGACTGGTTATAATTTAAGCCCATTGTTTGATCAATATGTTTTTCGAGGAGGACATCCTGATTTTAAAATAAATTATAGTTGGGATAGTGATGCTAATTTAGCCTGTATAACCATTAAGCAAACTCAAGCTAAAGAAGAAGATGGTAAATTTAAAGACTTATTTACCTTAAAAATTCCTCTTGCTTTTGGTTATATTAAAGAAGGAGAAACACCAGAAATAGTTAACTTTTCTCTTAAACTCAATCAACCTGAACATAGCTTCTATTTTCCCTTAACAAAAAAACCAGATTTTATCACCTTTGATGTGGGTAACTATCACTTAAAAACCGTCAAATTAGACTATGGTTTCAGTGAATTAAAAGCCCAATTAAATCATGATCCTGATATTATATCCCGTATCTACGCTGCGATCGCCCTTGGGAAGAAAGGGAATTTAGAAGCAGTGAAAACCTTAAGGGAGGTGTTAGAAAAAGAAGTATTTTGGGGATTAAAGGTAGAAATTGCCAAACAATTAGGCAAAATCAAACTAAATCAAGCAGAATCCGCTTTAATTGCTAATCTTAACCAATCCCATCCCAAAGTCAGAAAAGCGATTATTGAGGCATTAACCCACCATAAAAGCGAAGCCAGTTATCAGGCGTTAAAAAATATCGTCATCAACGGCGATGAAAGCTACTATGTGGAATCTTCTGCCATTAGTGGCTTAAGCAAGTTAACCACTGGAAGCCTTGAGGAGAAACAGTCAGAAGTGATTAGTCTCCTTGAACAAATTTTAACGGAAAAAAGCGGTTGGAATGAGATTATTCGCTCCTCGGCAATCACTGGCTTATCCCATCTCAAAACCAATGAAAAAGCCGCCGACATTATCGCTCAATATACCGCATTAGGCATTCCTCAACCCTTACGCTTAACTGCTATTCGTTGCTTAGGTGCGATCGCATCTGGGCAAAAACCTGATAAACTAACAAGTATCTTTGAAAAATTCGAGGATTTAATGGCGGATACATTCTTTTTGACTCAAATATCATTAATCAGTGGTTTAGGGCAAATAGAAGACAGTAGAGCTATCAATCTATTAACAATTTTGGCGGATACCAGCCCTGATGGAAGGGTTAAAATGAGGGCTGAAGAAACCATTAATCAGGTACGAAGCAAATTGAGCAAAGATAAAACTTTAAAAGATTTGCAGAGAGAAATGGACAAACTTAAGGAGGAAAATAAAGACTTACAAAGTCGTCTAGCTAAATTAGAAGCTAAATAA
- a CDS encoding YgiT-type zinc finger protein: MNKCHICGSNEIKEELVKETFEIDGKLVIVEGIPAQVCQRCGEVIFSSEIAENIRLIVHSNSQPTRSIQVDVFAFSA; this comes from the coding sequence ATGAATAAATGTCATATCTGTGGCTCTAACGAAATTAAGGAAGAATTAGTCAAAGAGACTTTTGAAATTGACGGTAAATTGGTTATAGTAGAGGGGATTCCCGCTCAAGTTTGTCAACGTTGTGGTGAAGTCATTTTTAGTAGTGAAATTGCTGAAAATATTCGTCTAATTGTTCATAGTAATAGCCAACCAACTAGATCAATACAAGTGGATGTTTTTGCTTTTTCCGCTTAG